A window from Leptidea sinapis chromosome 11, ilLepSina1.1, whole genome shotgun sequence encodes these proteins:
- the LOC126966692 gene encoding uncharacterized protein LOC126966692 isoform X2: MPPAPEAALPGAPAPTVPALHTHSAKFPIEREVILSSSEKNSKVPILQEARKRGRLGAVAPDTPPKPLTAWIQAENQQAGTSGDIRNYHDHYGYTRHQNQGLPRSQNYETPKPPIPAKNTPNNSHMVTVVETGKDNTRDAPKSAKSVSKTYHTLKDMISNRFKGKESIECDKTNDEANLNNTEERKREPEAATREGVRKVEQGIYGRPMPQARPEMQYNHGMANNVSYPSPSPHRQLVQQQIYQQQMMLNHQARSQEMLAHRPQALGADALYQQYGAPGRRSAMYQRDLDVRSMANFTSLKTGTQPQAENSHSRPDLRSPQQLEREIIQQRRFVEGRRAASHPHLLEEPQQRQEVISPQIHDRSRRNSYGNLLDGIPNENGPPRNEERESDDGGFKVRHAQGRNSVEERIRTSGRSVESRQERNQEIYRRTPDSQRESRRTPDTQSHRRKDISNSGERENNDESASQKSADSVYNSSGKAEAYNPQPSSSRLTPNRIEDLKALGKKGAGGSAASSDYDKNGGQSSNVDSGRGSVAYSSGRQPDASLHETSADSDAATRETRAQPQPGPSQQTPAPCGENEWADLVECELRQILEPKLSNMRLDSSDSSDSSVTPPLPPLSPSSDLHKRNSLPGRSAEYPEDRRRGRESPRWHSHKKHSSKRDHHYKKHLFGLDTTDMTSTTTRSLDLSSLLDGRTDSDASTGDARAIRRQLRGLENMYAEVLQLLGVRKPANMPKQPTWEARISSKRRYGSMSSLPSSSVSSRPVRDKRRSSDHRKKHDLKGINKRFQRLESHVVTLARSVAHLSSEMRTQHLVMQEMDNIRAEIAALRHMYKSQQYIRSGHQRHSDPFSFSNPDRVKRLTKFFGDEPPLMRLFLKKLGYEKYAALLEKEKVGAAELPYVGEDKLRALGVPLGPRMRILKEAGIHQDLHFPRDDPNTTTTTLAIV; the protein is encoded by the exons AATCAACAAGCGGGAACATCGGGAGACATCAGAAACTACCACGACCATTACGGCTATACCAGACATCAAAACCAAGGACTACCAAGAAGTCAGAATTACGAGACACCAAAACCGCCCATTCCCGCTAAGAACACACCAAATAACTCACACATGGTAACAGTAGTTGAAACAGGCAAAGACAATACAAGAGACGCACCAAAAAGCGCCAAATCTGTCAGCAAAACATATCACACGTTAAAAGATATGATCTCAAATAGATTTAAGGGTAAAGAGAGTATTGAATGTGATAAAACAAACGATGAAGCTAATTTGAATAATACTGAGGAGAGGAAACGGGAGCCTGAAGCAGCGACAAGAGAAGGAGTCAGGAAGGTGGAGCAGGGAATATATGGGAGACCGATGCCGCAAGCGAGGCCAGAAATGCAATACAATCACGGAATGGCAAACAATGTGTCGTATCCAAGTCCATCACCTCATAG acAGTTAGTGCAACAGCAGATTTACCAGCAACAAATGATGCTGAACCATCAGGCGAGGTCGCAGGAGATGTTGGCGCACCGGCCCCAGGCTCTGGGGGCTGATGCACTGTACCAGCAGTACGGAGCACCTGGCAGGAGGAGTGCGATGTATCAGAGAGACCTGGATGTGAGATCTATGGCTAACTTCACGTCGTTGAAAACTGGGACGCAGCCACAG gCGGAGAATTCACACTCAAGACCTGACTTACGAAGTCCACAGCAGTTGGAACGAGAAATCATTCAGCAACGAAGATTTGTGGAAGGGAGACGTGCAGCTTCTCATCCACATTTACTTGAAGAGCCACAACAGAGACAGGAAGTTATCTCACCACAGATTCATGATAGATCTAGAAGAAACTCATATGGTAATCTTTTAGATGGGATACCAAATGAAAACGGTCCTCCCAGAAATGAAGAGCGAGAATCCGACGATGGCGGATTCAAAGTAAGACATGCACAAGGGCGAAACAGTGTTGAAGAACGAATACGTACAAGTGGAAGATCTGTTGAGTCAAGACAGGAAAGAAACCAAGAAATATACAGAAGAACCCCTGACAGCCAAAGGGAATCTAGAAGGACACCTGATACGCAAAGTCATAGACGTAAAGATATTTCCAATTCAGGGGAAAGGGAAAATAACGATGAAAGTGCGAGTCAAAAGTCTGCGGATAGTGTTTATAATTCAAGTGGCAAAGCTGAGGCTTATAACCCTCAACCATCATCCTCACGACTGACACCAAATAGAATAGAAGATCTAAAGGCACTTGGGAAGAAGGGTGCCGGTGGTTCTGCAGCTAGCTCAG ATTATGATAAAAACGGCGGACAATCTTCTAACGTCGACTCTGGTAGGGGTAGCGTGGCATACTCCAGTGGCAGGCAACCTGATGCGAGTCTCCACGAGACGTCTGCTGATTCTGATGCGGCTACCAGGGAGACTAGAGCTCAGCCACAGCCAGGACCTAGTCAACAGACGCCTGCACCAT GTGGTGAAAATGAATGGGCTGACCTTGTGGAGTGTGAACTTCGTCAGATCCTGGAGCCGAAGCTCTCTAACATGCGCCTGGACTCGTCCGACAGCTCAGATAGCTCGGTCACTCCCCCACTCCCCCCACTCTCACCCTCCTCCGACTTGCATAAGAGAAACAG TTTACCGGGACGTTCAGCAGAATACCCCGAGGATCGCAGACGAGGTAGGGAGTCACCCCGGTGGCACTCACATAAGAAGCACTCATCGAAGAGGGATCATCATTACAAAAAACATC TATTCGGGTTAGACACTACCGATATGACTTCGACCACAACTCGCAGCCTGGACCTCTCCTCCCTACTGGATGGCAGGACAGACAGTGATGCGTCCACGGGAGACGCTCGAGCCATCCGCAGACAGTTGCGTGGCCTGGAGAACATGTATGCTGAAGTGCTGCAACTGCTGGGAGTTAGGAAGCCGGCAAACATGCCCAAACAACCCACATGGGAAGCAAG GATATCGTCAAAGCGTCGCTACGGCAGCATGTCCTCTCTACCATCAAGTTCCGTGAGCAGCAGACCAGTAAGGGATAAGCGACGGTCATCCGACCATCGGAAGAAACACGACTTAAAG GGGATCAACAAGCGGTTCCAACGCCTGGAGTCCCACGTGGTAACCCTGGCGCGGTCGGTGGCTCATCTCTCTAGTGAGATGCGGACCCAACACCTGGTGATGCAGGAGATGGACAACATCAGAGCAGAGATTGCGGCGCTGCGGCATATGTACAA ATCACAACAATATATAAGATCGGGTCACCAACGTCATTCGGACCCGTTTTCCTTCAGCAATCCCGACCGTGTTAAGAGGCTAACCAAGTTCTTTGGTGATGAACCGCCCCTAATGAGACTCTTCCTGAAAAAGTTGGGATATGAG AAATATGCAGCACTCTTAGAGAAAGAAAAAGTTGGCGCGGCAGAACTGCCCTACGTTGGAGAGGATAAATTAAGAGCGTTAGGAGTTCCCCTAGGACCCAGGATGAGGATTCTGAAAGAGGCTGGTATTCACCAGGACCTGCACTTCCCACGAGATGACCCGAACACAACAACCACAACATTAGCTATAGTTTAG